The Brachyhypopomus gauderio isolate BG-103 chromosome 2, BGAUD_0.2, whole genome shotgun sequence genome contains a region encoding:
- the LOC143508558 gene encoding uncharacterized protein LOC143508558 — MRKIQRFAADMASKRQYKEYLLDESKQPSRATKHRRIAKEKENTSYSRENYKKYLYCATSDTNTKRKVLEEIPLSFNGEEKSSLEAYSKLIPTCDMQNVPDEEPFTEEGASSQPYDESIIRKHHVNSAGEEQQQETPNKSSSELARDEECRQSHSVLELPQTAYPDSTFTYARGDQQDMQTEVQELYETQPEHIDSATTFDQQEIPKSKTDPLDGDDLAYPGAPLTKGQSLLLLMSYVLRHNLTSVALEHLLKIFNEHLPGMAPVTTYLFHKAYGQYGNYQPHFYCPACGNYLGDNTSELQCSACHAITDSESCLKSGCFFLVLKLASQLKTLLEQKQTSLNKDQLSADEISDIQFGEEYRKLKDSGELGEDDISLIWNCDGIPVFKSSKYQIWPIQCQVIELEPKERKANICLPCLWFGEKKPNMLTFLKPFVDELLVLERDGIKWKDSANIEHVSKVYALICSSDSVARPLLRNTKQFNGFYGCDFCYHVGGGPYINKAPKPHLRNEAEHFHDAMAATPENPVMGVKGPSLLMKLKTFQMINGFVPEYQHCVCLGVTRQLAKLWFDSKHHDKEWYIGTKADNIDKELIAIKPPVEITRVPRSVADRKYWKASEWRSFLLFYALPTLNGVLVKKFWNHLFLLVFAMHILLGQKVKHSDIELAERALKKFTMLFEKLYGAANMTFNVHLLTHIAASVRNWGPLWATSTFSFESFNGTLLHYFSGTTHVPEQIVKRFLCWRSLTQKAGKIMADANDGVKNVFSDLINNKLSTSNSSSLNENVRVFGTPCHGKLSALQTIAIKNLLGVTVRHCECYHRFIIKGILYHSSSNRGLKKRINSTVELQDGRLCRILSMVVFKRQHLSMHCVLVKELMKTSRQLCRDGQLNIASTFVSEVLESKNVYAVPTELFYRKAVLVQSRGNEYVIPLPNNVERD, encoded by the exons ATGAGAAAAATACAACGCTTTGCAGCAGACATGGCATCTAAAAGACAATACAAAGAATATCTACTGGATGAGTCGAAACAACCTTCAAGAGCTACCAAACACAGACGGATTGCAAAAGAGAAAGAG AATACTTCATACAGTAGAGAAAATTACAAGAAATACCTGTATTGTGCAAcctcagacacaaacacaaaaagaaaggtctTAGAAGAG ATTCCACTTTCATTTAATGGAGAAGAAAAATCTTCTTTGGAGGCATACTCAAAACTCATTCCCACATGTGACATGCAG AATGTTCCAGATGAAGAACCTTTTACAGAAGAGGGAGCAAGCAGTCAGCCATATGATGAAAGCATAATAAGAAAGCATCATGTCAATTCAGCAGGAGAAGAGCAGCAGCAGGAAACACCAAACAAAAGTTCATCAGAG CTAGCCAGAGACGAAGAATGCAGACAGTCCCACTCAGTGCTGGAATTGCCACAGACAGCATACCCAGACAGCACTTTCACTTATGCAAGAGGGGATCAACAGGATATGCAAACAGAAGTACAG GAATTATATGAAACGCAACCAGAACACATAGACTCTGCCACAACATTTGACCAGCAAGAGATTCCAAAGAGCAAG ACAGACCCTTTGGATGGAGATGATCTTGCATATCCTGGAGCACCACTGACAAAAGGACAAAGTTTGCTCTTACTCATGTCTTATGTACTAAGGCACAATCTGACATCGGTGGCACTGGAACATCTATTAAAGATTTTCAATGAGCATTTACCAGGCATGGCACCAGTGACCACATATCTTTTTCACAAAGCTTATGGACAGTATGGAAATTATCAACCACATTTTTATTGTCCAGCATGTGGAAACTACTTAGGGGATAATACAAGTGAACTACAATGTAGTGCTTGTCATGCAATAACTGATTCCGAGAGCTGTCTTAAAAGTGGGTGTTTCTTTCTAGTGCTTAAATTGGCTTCACAGCTCAAAACATTGCTTGAACAAAAACAGACAAGTTTAAACAAAGATCAGCTGTCTGCAGATGAGATATCAGATATACAATTTGGAGAAGAATACCGTAAGCTAAAAGATTCTGGTGAATTGGGTGAGGATGACATATCTTTAATTTGGAACTGTGATGGGATACCAGTGTTCAAGAGCTCAAAGTATCAAATCTGGCCCATTCAATGCCAAGTCATAGAACTTGAACCTAAAGAACGTAAGGCAAATATCTGTCTTCCGTGCCTCTGGTTTGGGGAGAAGAAGCCCAACATGTTAACATTTCTGAAGCCATTTGTAGATGAGCTGTTAGTTCTAGAAAGAGATGGCATTAAGTGGAAAGACTCAGCAAACATAGAGCATGTCTCCAAAGTGTATGCTCTCATATGTAGTTCAGATTCAGTTGCTCGCCCACTTCTAAGAAACACCAAACAGTTTAATGGGTTTTATGGATGTGATTTCTGTTATCATGTTGGAGGTGGTCCTTACATAAACAAAGCCCCAAAGCCACATCTCAGAAATGAAGCTGAGCACTTTCATGATGCAATGGCTGCAACACCCGAGAATCCTGTAATGGGAGTAAAAGGACCttcattattaatgaaactcaaGACATTTCAAATGATAAATGGATTTGTTCCAGAGTATCAGCACTGTGTCTGCCTTGGTGTGACCAGACAACTAGCCAAACTGTGGTTTGACTCAAAACATCATGACAAAGAGTGGTACATAGGAACAAAAGCAGACAACATTGACAAAGAGCTCATTGCAATTAAACCCCCAGTTGAAATAACTAGAGTACCACGATCTGTGGCAGACAGAAAATATTGGAAAGCATCAGAGTGGAGGTCATTCCTCTTATTCTATGCTCTGCCAACATTGAATGGGGTTTTAGTGAAGAAATTCTGGAACCACCTTTTTCTGTTAGTGTTTGCTATGCACATTCTTTTGGGACAAAAAGTGAAACACAGTGACATTGAATTAGCGGAAAGAGCTCTCAAAAAGTTCACTATGCTGTTTGAAAAGTTATATGGAGCAGCAAATATGACATTTAATGTTCATCTACTGACACACATTGCAGCAAGTGTGAGGAATTGGGGGCCTTTGTGGGCCACATCAACCTTTTCCTTTGAATCGTTTAATGGCACTCTGTTACATTACTTCAGTGGAACCACACATGTTCCTGAGCAAATAGTTAAAAGATTTCTTTGCTGGAGGAGTCTAACACAAAAAGCAGGAAAGATAATGGCAGATGCTAATGATGGGGTTAAAAACGTTTTTTCTGATCTCATAAACAACAAATTATCAACCTCTAATTCATCTAGCCTAAATGAAAATGTCAGGGTTTTTGGCACACCCTGTCATGGCAAACTGTCTGCGTTACAAACAATTGCTATCAAAAACTTGCTGGGTGTTACCGTCAGACACTGTGAATGTTATCACCGTTTCATTATAAAAGGCATACTCTATCATTCAAGCAGTAACAGAGGTCTAAAAAAAAGAATTAACTCAACAGTGGAATTACAGGATGGAAGATTATGTAGAATTCTTAGCATGGTAGTATTCAAAAGACAGCATTTATCAATGCACTGTGTACTGGTAAAAGAGCTCATGAAGACTAGTAGACAGCTCTGCAGGGATGGTCAGTTGAACATTGCTTCCACTTTTGTATCTGAAGTGTTGGAATCCAAGAATGTGTATGCAGTGCCCACTGAACTGTTCTACAGGAAAGCTGTTTTGGTCCAATCAAGAGGCAACGAGTATGTTATTCCTCTCCCAAACAATGTAGAGAGAGATTAA